In Cottoperca gobio chromosome 1, fCotGob3.1, whole genome shotgun sequence, a genomic segment contains:
- the LOC115007251 gene encoding solute carrier family 22 member 7-like, giving the protein MKFENILANINGFGKFQIMILVITFIGRFTLPCHFMLNNFIANVPSHHCNISSLDDGGIFRNLSEAERLVVGIPVHEDGTPNSCQMFAEPQYHLLFNSSNITELLTVPCQNGWVYDKATINTTVTSQWDLVCDRRGKNKLTTSIFFVGVMFGAVTFGSLSDRFGRRIMLLVSYVSGMFFAVGSAFSTSYTAFVVLRFLTGFCITGIIIVTTVLNVEWVDIEHRKLVGVMDSLSWTFGSIIFAAIAYFVTDWRRLVVTVTSPLLLAIFTWRWMPESARWLIANGKLEQAQLYLKECAKMNRTEEFMETLKTESLATIVVTEKRDRPYSYLDLIRTPKMRKLALRTGIVWFCVATTFYGISFNITGFGLNIYLTQFTYAVIELPAKVAVYYLLDKIGRRSTEVGALLMAAVCLGINIVIPKDMSVVRTVVSVIGKGFSSASFATIVLYSSELYPTVVRQNGMGYNSFMARLGVAVAPLVLLLDDVWKDLPQAVLCAVAVLGGVVARTLSETRKRCLPETIEDIEKHW; this is encoded by the exons ATGAAGTTTGAGAACATTCTAGCCAATATTAATGGATTTGGAAAATTTCAGATAATGATACTTGTGATCACCTTCATCGGACGCTTCACATTGCCCTGCCACTTCATGCTTAACAACTTCATAGCGAATGTTCCCTCTCACCACTGCAACATCAGCTCTCTGGATGATGGAGGAATTTTTAGGAATTTATCCGAGGCAGAGAGGCTTGTTGTAGGCATTCCAGTCCATGAAGATGGGACTCCAAACTCCTGTCAGATGTTTGCAGAGCCTCAGTATCATCTGCTGTTCAACTCTTCCAACATAACTGAACTCCTCACAGTGCCGTGCCAGAATGGATGGGTGTACGATAAGGCCACCATCAACACTACTGTGACCTCACAG TGGGACCTGGTGTGTGATAGAAGAGGGAAAAACAAACTAACTACTAGCATCTTTTTTGTTGGGGTGATGTTTGGAGCTGTGACCTTTGGAAGTCTGAGTGACAG GTTTGGCCGAAGGATCATGCTGCTGGTGTCGTATGTGTCTGGAATGTTCTTTGCTGTTGGAAGTGCTTTTTCTACATCCTACACGGCGTTCGTAGTGCTGAGGTTCTTGACTGGGTTTTGCATCACCGGCATCATCATTGTTACAACAGTCCtca ATGTGGAGTGGGTGGACATCGAGCACAGGAAACTGGTTGGGGTGATGGACAGCTTATCGTGGACATTTGGGAGCATCATATTTGCAGCTATTGCATACTTTGTTACTGATTGGCGGAGACTAGTTGTAACTGTCACCTCACCTCTACTCTTGGCCATCTTCACCTGGAG GTGGATGCCAGAGTCGGCAAGGTGGCTCATTGCCAATGGAAAGCTGGAGCAAGCTCAGCtatatttaaaagaatgtgCCAAGATGAACCGAACAGAGGAGTTCATGGAGACACTTAAAACAGAG TCGCTAGCCACTATTGTTGTGACTGAGAAAAGAGACCGGCCCTATTCGTACCTCGATCTTATACGAACACCAAAAATGAGGAAACTGGCCCTACGCACTGGTATAGTCTG GTTTTGCGTGGCAACTACATTTTATGGCATCAGCTTCAACATCACAGGCTTTGGGCTCAATATCTACCTCACTCAGTTTACCTATGCTGTAATTGAGCTCCCAGCCAAAGTAGCAGTTTACTACTTACTGGATAAGATAGGCAGGCGATCCACAGAGGTGGGAGCTCTGCTGATGGCTGCCGTCTGTCTTGGCATCAACATCGTAATACCTAAAG ATATGTCTGTTGTCAGAACAGTGGTGTCAGTCATTGGAAAAGGGTTTTCTTCAGCATCCTTTGCCACTATTGTGCTCTACAGTTCTGAGCTCTATCCCACTGTAGTAAG GCAGAACGGTATGGGCTACAACTCCTTCATGGCTCGACTTGGTGTAGCTGTGGCTCCTTTGGTTCTCTTACTGGATGACGTGTGGAAGGACCTGCCCCAGGCCGTCCTGTGCGCTGTGGCTGTACTCGGGGGAGTTGTGGCAAGAACACTGTCAGAGACACGCAAAAGGTGCCTGCCAGAGACAATCGAGGATATTGAAAAGCATTGGTAG